In a genomic window of Nomascus leucogenys isolate Asia chromosome 4, Asia_NLE_v1, whole genome shotgun sequence:
- the LOC100603332 gene encoding LOW QUALITY PROTEIN: putative protein FAM90A26 (The sequence of the model RefSeq protein was modified relative to this genomic sequence to represent the inferred CDS: deleted 1 base in 1 codon; substituted 1 base at 1 genomic stop codon): protein MMASRDPKTGANRLMRAQTLQKQRRAPVGPRAPPPDEEDPRISLLKCKNFGAFGHTARSTRCPMKCWKAAPVPQTFGKKEGKENLKPWKPQVEENYPGPLNKDKGEKEERPRQQDRQRKALLQTFSGKPPEKPLPNQKGSTESCDYLRVASGPRPVHTTSKRPRVDPVLTDRSATKMSDRGSVLASLSPLRKASLSSSSSLGPKERQTGAAADIPQPAVRHQGPEPLLVVKPTHSSPEGGCREVPQAASKTHGLLQAISPQAHDKRPAVTSQPCPPAATHSLGLGSNLSFRPGAKRPAQAPIQACLNFPKKPRLGPFQIPENAIQGGELGAPETFQPPPAATELGPSKSPQMGRRTPAQVPSVDRQPPHSRPCLPTAQACTMSHHPAASHDGAQPLRVLFRRLENGXRSSSLLTAPSFHSPEKPGAFLPQSPHVSEKSEGPCVHVPLSVLYEDYQVSSSSEDSDSDLE from the exons ATGATGGCAAGTCGTGACCCCAAAACTGGGGCAAACAGACTCATGAGAGCCCAGACCCTCCAGAAGCAGCGGAGGGCCCCAGTTGGGCCAAGGGCTCCCCCGCCCGATGAAGAAGATCCCAGGATAAGTCTA CTCAAGTGCAAAAACTTCGGGGCCTTTGGTCACACGGCCAGAAGTACCAGGTGCCCCATGAAGTGCTGGAAGGCAGCCCCGGTTCCCCAGACCTttgggaaaaaggaagggaaggaaaaccTGAAACCATGGAAGCCCCAGGTTGAAGAGAAC TACCCGGGACCCTTGAACAAGGataagggagagaaggaagagagaccaAG GCAACAAGACCGGCAGAGGAAGGCTCTCCTCCAAACATTTTCCGGGAAACCTCCAGAGAAGCCGCTGCCAAATCAAAAAGGATCCACGGAATCTTGTGATTATCTGAGG GTTGCAAGTGGGCCAAGGCCGGTCCACACAACAAGTAAGAGGCCACGTGTGGACCCTGTCCTCACTGATCGCTCAGCTACCAAAATGTCTGACAGGGGCTCCGTCTTGGCTTCACTGTCTCCCCTCAGAAAAGCCAGTCTGAGCTCCTCCTCAAGTCTTGGACCAAAGGAACGACAGACGGGGGCTGCGGCCGACATCCCTCAGCCTGCAGTCAGGCACCAGGGCCCAGAGCCTCTCCTCGTGGTGAAGCCGACACACAGCAGCCCTGAGGGTGGCTGCCGAGAAGTTCCCCAGGCTGCTTCCAAAACCCATGGCCTGCTCCAGGCCATCAGCCCCCAGGCACACGACAAACGTCCTGCGGTGACCTCACAGCCCTGCCCACCAGCCGCCACACACAGCTTGGGCCTAGGCTCCAATCTCAGCTTCAGGCCAGGAGCCAAGAGACCTGCCCAGGCTCCGATTCAGGCTTGCCTGAACTTCCCCAAGAAACCGAGACTGGGTCCCTTCCAGATACCCGAAAACGCCATCCAGGGAGGTGAGCTGGGGGCTCCGGAGACTTTCCAACCTCCACCAGCCGCAACCGAACTTGGACCAAGTAAGTCACCCCAGATGGGCAGGAGGACACCCGCCCAGGTGCCCAGCGTCGACCGGCAGCCTCCGCACAGCAGACCTTGCCTGCCTACTGCCCAGGCCTGCACCATGTCCCATCACCCAGCGGCCAGCCATGATGGGGCCCAGCCCCTCAGAGTGCTCTTCCGGAGACTGGAAAACGGATAGCGGAGCTCCAGCCTCCTGACAGCTCCCTCATTTCACTCACCTGAGAAGCCAGGAGCCTTCCTCCCTCAGAGCCCTCATGTCTCAGAGAAGTCTGAGGGTCCCTGTGTTCATGTCCCACTGAGTGTCCTCTATGAGGACTATCAGGTTTCCTCCTCCTCAGAGGACAGCGATTCTGACCTGGAGTGA